In the genome of Streptomyces violaceoruber, the window CCTCACCCGCTACACCGCCCTCACCGGCCGCCCCGCCCTCCCGCCGGCCTGGTCCTTCGGCCTGTGGCTCACCACGTCCTTCACCACCTCCTACGACGAGCAGACGGTGACCTCGTTCGTGGACGGCATGGCCGAGCGCGGCATCCCGCTCTCCGTCTTCCACTTCGACTGCTTCTGGATGCGCGAGTACCAGTGGTGCGACTTCGAATGGGACCCGGACGTCTTCCCGGACCCGGACGGCATGCTCGCCCGGCTCAAGGCCAAGGGGCTCAGGGTCAGCGCCTGGATCAACCCCTACATCGCCCAGAAGTCCCCGCTCTTCGACGAGGCCGCCGCCCTCGGGCACCTGGTGCGCAGGCCGGACGGCGACATCTGGCAGTGGGACCTGTGGCAGGCCGGCATGGGCCTGGTCGACTTCACCAGCCCCGCCGCCCGCGACTGGTACGCCGGCAAGCTCAAGCCGCTGCTCGACCAGGGCGTGGACTGCTTCAAGACCGACTTCGGCGAGCGCATCCCCACCGACGTGGTCTGGCACGACGGCGCCGACCCGGAGCGCATGCACAACTACTACACGCACCTGTTCAACCGCACCGTCTTCGAACTCCTCGAGAAGGAGCGCGGCCAGGGCGAGGCCGTCCTCTTCGCCCGCTCGGCGACCGCGGGCGGCCAGCAGTACCCCGTGCACTGGGGCGGCGACTGCTGGTCGTCCTTCGAGGCGATGGCCGAGTCACTGCGCGGCGGCCTGTCCCTGTCCCTGAGCGGCTTCGGCTTCTGGAGCCACGACATCGGCGGCTTCGAGGGCACGCCCGACCCGGCGGTCTTCAAGCGCTGGCTCGCCTTCGGCCTGCTGTCCTCGCACAGCCGGCTGCACGGCTCCTCGTCGTACCGGGTGCCGTGGGAGTTCGGCGAGGAGGCGGTCGACGTCGCCCGCCGCTTCACCCTCCTCAAGCACCGCCTGATGCCCTACCTGTACGGCGTCGCCGCCGAGGCCCACCGCACCGGCGTGCCCCTGATGCGGCCGATGGTCCTGGAGTTCCCGCACGACCCGGCATGCCGTCCGCTGGACCGCCAGTACATGCTCGGCTCCGACGTCCTGGTCGCCCCGGTCTTCACCGAGGACGGTGAGGTCGAGGTCTACCTCCCCGAGGGCACCTGGACCCACCTGCTGACCGGCGAGCGCGTCACCGGCCCGGCCTGGCGCACCGAACGGCACGGCTACGACAGCCTGCCGCTGTACGTCCGCGAGGGCGCCGTCCTGCCGCTGGGCTCCGACGACCAGCGTCCCGACGGCGACTGGCTGGACGCCCCGACCCTGCTGGTCCACCCGTCCGCCGCCGCCGACTACGCGGCCGAGGTCACCGTGCCCGACCTGCTGGGCACGCCGGCCGCCACCTTCCGCGTGCGCCGCGACGGTGACGTCCTGCGGGTCGCCGCGAGCGGCACCGACCGCTCCTTCACCGTCCGGGTCGCGGGCGGCGCGAGCGCGGCGGGGGCCGGGGAGGTGACCGTGCCGCTGACCTGACCCCGGTGAGCGGGTGGACCACACGGCGAAGCGGCACGCGGGGGCGCGTGCCGCTTCGCTCTGCCGGGCATCCTCGGGGGTGTTCCGCGGGGGTGCGGGGTGTGTGCCTCAGCGCTCCAGGGCGCCGAGCGCCGTCAGCAGCCGGTCCACGTCCTCCGCGCTGCTGTACGGAGCGAGGCCCACACGTACGCCGCCCTCGTCGCCGAGGCCCAGCCGGCGCGCGGCCTCCACGGCGTAGAAGGAACCGGCAGGCGCGTCGACCGCCCGCTCGGCGAGCTGCCGGTAGACGTCGGCCGGGCGCAGGCCCGCCACGGTGAACAGCAGCGTCGGGGTGCGCCGTGCCGCCCGCGAGTACACGGTGATCCCGCCCAGCTCCGCGAGCCCTCGTTCGAGGCGCTCGCGCAGCGCCTCCTCGTGCGCCTCCAGCGCGGCGAACGAGGCGACCAGCCGGTCCCGGCGAGAGCCTTCGGCCTCCGGTTCGAGCCCCGCCAGGAAGTCCACCGCCGCGCTCGTCCCGGCCAGCAACTCATACGGCAGGGTGCCCAGCTCGAAACGCTCGGGCACGGTGTCGGCGGACGGCAGCAGCTTGTCCGGGCGCAGCGACTCCAGCAGCTCGGCCCGGCCGGTCAGCACGCCCAGGTGTGGGCCGAGGAACTTGTACGGCGAGCACACCAGCGTGTCCGCGCCCGTCGCCGCCAGGTCCACCACGGCGTGCGAGGCGTAGTGCACCGCGTCGACGTGGAAGTGCGCCCCGTTCGCGTGGACGAGGGACGCCAGCGCCGGCAGGTCCGGCATGGTCCCGATCAGGTTCGACGCGGCGGTGACCGCGACCAGCCTGGTGCGCGGGCCCAGCACCGCCGCGAGGTGCTCGGGACGCAGCTCGCCGGTGGCCGGGTCGAAGTCCGCCCACCGCACGTCTGCCCCGGCCGCCTCGGCCGCCTGCACCCACGGCCGGATGTTCGAGTCGTGGTCGAGCCGGGTGACCACCACCTCGTCGCCCGGCCCCCAGCCCTTGGCCAGGGTCCGCGACAGGTCGTAGGCGAGCTGGGTGGAGCTGCGCCCGAAGACGACCGTCCCCGGCGTGGTCCCGAGGAGGTCGGCGAGCGCGGACCGCGCCTCGTCGACGATCCGGTCCGCGTTGCGCTCGCCCTCGGTGTTGCGCCCCCGGTTGGCGAGCGGGGCGGTCAGCGCCGCCGCGATCGCGTCGATCACCGGCTGCGGGGTCTGCGTACCGCCCGGCGCGTCGAACCGCGCGGTACCGGACTTCAGGGCGGGCACGTGCGCGCGGATCGCGGCGACGTCGAGGGCCATGGGGCAACTCCAGGGTCGTGGGGCCAGGCGGACGGGGAGGCGGATGGTCGTCAGGCGATGCGGTCCTTCGGCCGGGGCGGCAGGTAGGTGGTACGGCTGGGCCGCACCCCGAGCCGCACCTGCGACTCCAGCCACATGATCGCAGCCCCGGTGGGTCGACGACAGGGACGAACGGGCCCTCGGCGGCCAGGCGCTCCCGGAGGGCCGAGGCGACGCCCGGCATCTCGGTGCAGCCCAGCACGATCACGTCCGCCTCCCGCGCCGCCACCGCCGCCCGGGCCTGCCCGGCGAGCGCCTCGACCAGCCGGTCGCCGGGGTCCAGGTCGAGGACGGAGCCGGCCGTGCCCCAGCGCACCCCCGGTCCGCTGGCCCACCCCGTGCACGCCGTCCCGTTCGCCGGCCACCTGCCGGGCGGTGCGGCGCCGGTCACCGCCTGGCCGGTGTGACCCTTCGAACGGGCCGACGAGGACCGCGCCGACACCGTCGCGCTGGGCCTCGCCCTGCGCGAACCCTTCGTCCGGTCCTGGCTCGCCGGAGCCCGCACCCGGGCCGACCACGACAGCGCCGTCCGCCGCCGCCTGCCGGCGGAGGTCGTCACCGGCCGGGGGACCGTCGGCCGGGAGGTCGTCGAGCAGGCGGTCGACCTGGGCCGGCGGCTGGAGGACCGGCACGTGGGTCTGGCCGTACGCGCCGAGAAACCGCCCGTGGCGGACCGTCCCGACACCGTCCCCGCACCGCTGCTCGCCGCCCTGTCCCGGCACGGCGTCACCGCCCAGGCGGTCGCGGAGGGCGACGGAGACCGGGCGCTGTGGTCCGGCAGCGGTCCCCGGCCCGACGACGACGAACCCCGCCAGCCGCTGCGCCGGGTGCGCCGGGCGCTCGCCGAACTTCCCACCGGCCGGCGGCCGCCGGCTGGTGGCCGGCATCGGCAGGCCCCGCCAGGGCCCCGGCGGCCTGGCCGACACCCTGACCGAGGCCCGCAACGCGGCCCGGCTCGCCACCGCCAGGGACGTCCGGCCGTCCGGCCGTCCGTGGAACACACCGACGAACTCGGCGTGGGCGGACTGCCGGCCGCCTGGCAGCAGTCCGACATCACCCGCGCCTTCGCCGAGAGCGCGCTCGCCCCGCTGGGCGGCCCCGAGCACGCCCACCTGCTCACCACCTTGCGGGTCTTCCTCGAGCACGGCGGCTCCGCCGCCACCGCCCGCGCCCTCGGCCTGCACCGCAACACCGTCGCCGCCCGGCTGCGTCAGGTCCGCGAACGCCTCGGCGTCCCTCTGGACGACCCCAGCAACCGGCTCGCCCTCCAGATGGCCTGCCGTGCCCCGACCTCCCCCTGAGCCCGCCCGGCCACCGCGGGAGCGTCAGGACACCGCGGCCTCCGGCTCGGCCTCCGGCGGCTCCTTCTCCCGCCCGCCGGGATGCCGGTGCCGCCAGACCCAGAAAACCGTGCAGGACAGCAGCGCCCACCCGGCCAGCACCAGGAACGGGAACACGTGCTGGTGGCCCTGGAAGTACACCGCGGTGTGCTGCGCGTTGACCGAGGCCCCGGGCGGCAGCCACCGGCCGATCACCCCCAGCGGCGACGGCAGCAGCGGCCAGGACACCGCGCCGCCCGAGGAGGGGTTGCCGATGATCACCATCAGGCCCCAGGTCGGCAGCATCGCCCACCGGCCGAACATGGTGTTGAACATGGTGAAGACCATGCCGGACACGAACATCGTGAGCGCCAGGATCAGCCACGACTCGGCGAACGGCAGGTCCACCGCGCCCAGCAGCCAGTCCACCGTGGCCGCGATGACGAACCCGCCGAGCAGCGCGTAGGCCACCGTGAACAGGATGCGCTCCAACGGGGTGAGCGCCCGCGCGTGCACGCTCAGCTGGATCGCCCCGACGAAGCCGATGATCACGGCGGCCAGGGAGATGTAGAAGATGGCCAGCCCGCGCGGGTCGCCCCGCTGGAGGGGGTTGACGTCCCGGACGGTGACCTGGACGCCGAGCTTCTTCCCCACGGCCGGTGCCGTCTGCGCGAGCAGCTCGGCGACCGAGGCGCCGGACGCGCCGGACACGTCGAGGGCCGCGTCCCGACCGTCGTCGCGCAGCTCGAAGACCGCGAAGACCTCCTGCTGCTCGATCGCCTCGCGGGCCGCGGCGCGGGTCTCGTAGGGATGCACCCGCACCGAGGTGTTCAGCGCCTGTTCCAGGCCGCGCAGGAAGGCCCGGCCGCCCGCCTTCTCGTAGGAGCCGACCACGGCCGTGGGAATCAGGCGCGGCGTCGGGTTCGCCATCGAGTAGGTGTACGAGCCCGCGAAGAAGCCCGCCGCGGCGGCGAGGATCAGCACCAGCACGGTGGCCGGCCAGAACGGCGACTGCCGGAACGCGGACCACCGCCCGCGCGCCGGCCCGCCGTCGTCGGTCTCCTGCGACGTGTGTGCCATGTCCGGCCGGGTCAGGCGTGGACCAGCGGCGTGTCCACGAGGTGCTCCGCCACGAACCACGCCTGGAGTTCGTTGGTCCGCAGGACCTCGGAGACCAGCAGGTCGTTGGTGCCGTCGTCCCCGTACTCCTGGGTGCGGGCCGCCGCGTCGTGACACTCGGTCAGGATCAGCTCGTGCGCCTCCAGCAGCCGCGAGAGCATCGACGGCACCTCCTCCACCCCGTCCGGCGGGCGCGGCACGGTGGTGATCTCGGCGACGTGCCGGGGGTCGCCGACCGCGACGCCGCCGAGCGTCTGGACGCGTTCGGCGACGGTGTCGATCAGCTCCAGCTGCTCACCCGCGTGCTTGTCCAGCAGCAGGTGCAGTTGGTAGAACGTCGCCCCGCGCATCAGCCAGTGGTACTTCTTGTACAGATCGTGCAGGATCCGGGTGTCCGCCAGGACCTTGTTGAGCCGCTGGCAGGAGTAGAGCCGGGTGTCCATGGTCAGGGCCACGGGGAACTGCTTGACGGTGCCGAACTCCTGAATGGTCCGGCCCTTCTGGTGCAGCCAGGGCTGGCTGCCGTCCGACCGGTGCTCCGCGGACGACGGGGGTTTCGGCTTCGGGGAACTCACGCCTGGACTCCTTCCGGAGAGGACAGAAGAGCGGGCCGGCGCGATACCGCCGGTCCCGGTCCCCCCGCGCCAGTCGACCAGCCGTACGCCCGGCCCGCAAACGGTGGGGGTTGTCCGGGCCATCCGTCCCCGCTTAGGGTCGGCCCCGTCTGAAAGCGCTTTCTAGCCGACGGGCGGGTGCGACCGCGCCGCCGTCCGAGGAGGACCGCATGTCCGCACGTCCCGCCCGGCGCCGCGTCGCGGTGGTCGGCACCGGTGCCATCGTCACCGGCAGCCACCTGCCCGCCCTCGCCGCCCACGCCGACCGCGCCGAACTGGTCGCCGCCGTCGACGTGGACCCCGAGCGGCTCGACGCCTTCCGTGCGCAGGCGCCCGGCGACGTCGCGGGGTACGCGTCGACGGACGCCATGCTGGACGCCGTACGCCCCGACCTCGTCCTGGTCGGCACACCGCCGTCGCTGCACCGGGAGCAGACGGTGGCCGCGCTGAAGGCCGGTGCCTGGGTGCTGTGCGAGAAGCCGCTGTGCCTCTCCCTCGCCGAGTACGACGACATCGCGGCGGCCGAGGAGGCGTCCGGGGCGTACGCGTCCGTGATCTTCCAGCACCGGTACGGCTCCGGCGCGGCGCACGCCCGCGACCTGATCGCGAGCGGCGAGCTGGGCGCCCCGCTGGTCGCACACTGCCAGACGACCTGGCACCGCGACGCCGCCTACTACGCGGTGCCCTGGCGCGGCCGCTGGTCCACCGAGGGCGGCGGCCCGACCATGGGCCACGGCATCCACCAGTACGACCTGCTGCTGCATCTGCTGGGCCCCTGGGCGGAGATACGGGCCATGGCCTCGCGCCTGGTGCACGACACCGAGAGCGAGGACGTCTCCACCGCCCTGGTGCGCTTCGGGAGCGGCGCCCTCGCCACCGTCGTCAACAGCGTGCTGTCCCCGGAGGAGGTGAGCCGGATTCGCGTCGACTGCGCCGACGCGACGGTCGAGTTGACGCACCTGTACGGACACCGCAACGACGACTGGACCTACACCCCGGCCCGGCACGTCGCGCCCGCACGCGCCGCCGCCTGGCGCACCCCGGGCGCCGACGTGCCCAGCTCCCACACGGCGCAGCTCGGTGCCGTACTGGACGCCTGGGACGCCGGGGCCCGCCCGCCCGGCAGCGGCCAGGAGGCGCGCGCCACGCTGGAGTTCGCCGCGGCCCTGTACAAGGCGGCGTTCACCGGCCGGCCGGTGCGCGCGGGCGAGATCGCCGCCGGTGACCCCTTCTACTCCGCGATGCACGGCGACCACCCCGACTGGGCCCCCGGAGAACCCGCGTAACGGCCCAAGGCTGGAATATTCACAGCGAGTTGGGCCGCCGGAGGTGTGAACGGGTGGTCGAGATGCGCATCATCCCTGCATGAACTGCGGTCCGAGGGGCGGGCCGCGTCCTCATGGAGGTGTGGGCATGCACCGCAGACTCGCCACCGGACTCTCCGCCGCGGCCCTGGCCGTGACCACCGTCGTCGCCACCGCCGCGGCCGCCGACGCCGCTCCCGCCGACAAGGCACAGGTCCTCGCGAGCTGGACGCAGACCAGCGCGTCCAGCTACCAGGCCTGGATCGCCGCCCGGGCGAACAAGTCCGCCTGGTCCGCCTACGGTTTCGACTGGACCACCGACTACTGCTCCTCCTCGCCCGACAACCCGTTCGGCTTCCCCTTCAACACCTCTTGCGCACGGCACGACTTCGGTTACCGCAACTACAAGGACGCGGGCACCTTCAGCGCCAACAAGTCCCGTCTCGACAGTGCCTTCTACGAGGACCTCAAGCGCGTCTGCGCCGGTTACGGCGGCGCCACCAAGACCGCCTGCAACAGCACGGCCTGGACCTACTACCAGGCCGTGAAGGTGTTCGGCTGACGAGCCCGGGCAGGCGCCGCCGCCAACGCGGCCGCCGCACTGGCGATGCCCAGGACGGCGCCCGCGGCGACGTCACCGGGATAGTGCACGCCGGTGTGGACCCGGGAGTAGCCGACGGCGCCCGCCAGCGCGCCCAGCGGTACGGCCGCCTCGGGCAGGACGACGCCCACGGCCGTGGCGAACGCGACCGCCGCGGCCGTGTGTCCCGAGGGGAACGACGCCGACGCGGGCATGGGCACGTACCGGTCCACCGTCACCCGCGCCGCCTCCCGGTCCGGGCGCGCCCGGTGCACCAGACGCTTGCCCAGCAGGTTCGCCGAGGCCGACGCCACGGCGATCGCCCCGACGCCGACGAGGGCCGCCCGCCGCGCCCGCGCACCGCTCAGCGCGAGCGCGGCGGCGATTCCCAGCGAGACCTTCGAATGGTCCGCGGCGTGGGACAGGCGCCGCAGCGCCCGGTCGAGCGTGGGGGTGGACGTGGCGGCCACCGCCGCGTACAGCGCGCCGTCCACGGCCCGCAGCTCCGCGAGTACGGCGGCGAGGGCCCGCCTGCCCGCTGACCCCGGGCCGGATGGCGGCCCGAGGGGACCACGGGTGCCGCCGTCGGCGTCGGTCGGTTCGGTCATGGGCTCCAGCTCCGCGGGGAGACGCGACCCCGCCATCCTGATCGTCCCCGGACCCGGCGGCGCGTGGGCGGGGCCCGTCCGGGGGACGGCGGGCAGGGATGGCGGTCGCGGTCCGTGGGGTGGCGGGCAGGGGATGGCGGTTGCGGTCCGTGGGGTGGCGGGCTGGGATGGCGGTTGCGGCTCGGTCGGTGTGGCCCGGGCGGTGCGGCTCGGCCCCGCCGGGTCCACGCACCGGAGGGCCGTCGGCCGGCCCTCGTGGAGTCGGCCGGCGGCCCGGTGCGGCGGCGGTGGGTCAGTCGGCGGCCTTGAATCCGCGCAGCCGCAGGCTGTTGCCGACGACGAAGACGGAGGAGAAGGCCATGGCCGCTCCGGCGATCATCGGGTTGAGGAGTCCGGCGGCGGCGAGCGGCAGGGCGGCGACGTTGTAGGCGAAGGCCCAGAACAGGTTGGACTTGATGGTGCCGAGTGTCCTGCGGGCCAGCCGGATGGCGTCGGCGGCGGCGCGCAGGTCGCCGCGGACGAGGGTGAGGTCGCCCGCCTCGATGGCGGCGTCGGTGCCGGTGCCCATGGCGAGGCCCAGGTCGGCCTGGGCGAGCGCGGCGGCGTCGTTGACCCCGTCGCCGACCATCGCCACCGAACGACCCTCGCCCTGGAGGCGCTTGACGACGGCGACCTTGTCCTCGGGCATGACCTCGGCGATCACGTGCGCGGGAGCGATGCCGACCTCGGCGGCCACCGCCTCGGCGACGGCCCGGTTGTCACCGGTGAGGAGGATCGGTGTCAGGCCCAGCGCCCGCAGCCGGGTGACGGCCTCGCCGCTGGTGTCCTTGACCGCGTCGGCGACCTCCAGGACGGCCCGGGCCTCGCCGTCCCAGGCGACGGCGATCGCGGTGCGGCCGGCGGCCTCCGCCCGGGTCTTCGCGCGCCCGAGCTCGGCGGGCAGTTC includes:
- the yicI gene encoding alpha-xylosidase, which gives rise to MKFTDGFWLIREGVHLSYATEVRDVRLQSKRFTAHAAVKKVTRRGDTLNAPLLTVECFSPAEGVIGVRVTHHAGKRRPGPDFALTEAEGGAGEVRREGTVTELTSGPLTLRLDREGPFGLTFHDADRRELTRADAKGTAFATTGDGAHHMLSRLALGVGEQIYGLGERFTPFVKNGQVVDMWQADGGTSSEQAYKNVPFYLSSRGYGVFVNHPGAVSFEVGSESVGQVQFSVEDQTLEYYVVAGPTPKDVLTRYTALTGRPALPPAWSFGLWLTTSFTTSYDEQTVTSFVDGMAERGIPLSVFHFDCFWMREYQWCDFEWDPDVFPDPDGMLARLKAKGLRVSAWINPYIAQKSPLFDEAAALGHLVRRPDGDIWQWDLWQAGMGLVDFTSPAARDWYAGKLKPLLDQGVDCFKTDFGERIPTDVVWHDGADPERMHNYYTHLFNRTVFELLEKERGQGEAVLFARSATAGGQQYPVHWGGDCWSSFEAMAESLRGGLSLSLSGFGFWSHDIGGFEGTPDPAVFKRWLAFGLLSSHSRLHGSSSYRVPWEFGEEAVDVARRFTLLKHRLMPYLYGVAAEAHRTGVPLMRPMVLEFPHDPACRPLDRQYMLGSDVLVAPVFTEDGEVEVYLPEGTWTHLLTGERVTGPAWRTERHGYDSLPLYVREGAVLPLGSDDQRPDGDWLDAPTLLVHPSAAADYAAEVTVPDLLGTPAATFRVRRDGDVLRVAASGTDRSFTVRVAGGASAAGAGEVTVPLT
- a CDS encoding cysteine desulfurase-like protein, which gives rise to MALDVAAIRAHVPALKSGTARFDAPGGTQTPQPVIDAIAAALTAPLANRGRNTEGERNADRIVDEARSALADLLGTTPGTVVFGRSSTQLAYDLSRTLAKGWGPGDEVVVTRLDHDSNIRPWVQAAEAAGADVRWADFDPATGELRPEHLAAVLGPRTRLVAVTAASNLIGTMPDLPALASLVHANGAHFHVDAVHYASHAVVDLAATGADTLVCSPYKFLGPHLGVLTGRAELLESLRPDKLLPSADTVPERFELGTLPYELLAGTSAAVDFLAGLEPEAEGSRRDRLVASFAALEAHEEALRERLERGLAELGGITVYSRAARRTPTLLFTVAGLRPADVYRQLAERAVDAPAGSFYAVEAARRLGLGDEGGVRVGLAPYSSAEDVDRLLTALGALER
- a CDS encoding helix-turn-helix domain-containing protein, with the protein product MGLAVRAEKPPVADRPDTVPAPLLAALSRHGVTAQAVAEGDGDRALWSGSGPRPDDDEPRQPLRRVRRALAELPTGRRPPAGGRHRQAPPGPRRPGRHPDRGPQRGPARHRQGRPAVRPSVEHTDELGVGGLPAAWQQSDITRAFAESALAPLGGPEHAHLLTTLRVFLEHGGSAATARALGLHRNTVAARLRQVRERLGVPLDDPSNRLALQMACRAPTSP
- a CDS encoding ABC-2 transporter permease, translating into MAHTSQETDDGGPARGRWSAFRQSPFWPATVLVLILAAAAGFFAGSYTYSMANPTPRLIPTAVVGSYEKAGGRAFLRGLEQALNTSVRVHPYETRAAAREAIEQQEVFAVFELRDDGRDAALDVSGASGASVAELLAQTAPAVGKKLGVQVTVRDVNPLQRGDPRGLAIFYISLAAVIIGFVGAIQLSVHARALTPLERILFTVAYALLGGFVIAATVDWLLGAVDLPFAESWLILALTMFVSGMVFTMFNTMFGRWAMLPTWGLMVIIGNPSSGGAVSWPLLPSPLGVIGRWLPPGASVNAQHTAVYFQGHQHVFPFLVLAGWALLSCTVFWVWRHRHPGGREKEPPEAEPEAAVS
- a CDS encoding Dps family protein, which encodes MSSPKPKPPSSAEHRSDGSQPWLHQKGRTIQEFGTVKQFPVALTMDTRLYSCQRLNKVLADTRILHDLYKKYHWLMRGATFYQLHLLLDKHAGEQLELIDTVAERVQTLGGVAVGDPRHVAEITTVPRPPDGVEEVPSMLSRLLEAHELILTECHDAAARTQEYGDDGTNDLLVSEVLRTNELQAWFVAEHLVDTPLVHA
- a CDS encoding Gfo/Idh/MocA family protein; this translates as MSARPARRRVAVVGTGAIVTGSHLPALAAHADRAELVAAVDVDPERLDAFRAQAPGDVAGYASTDAMLDAVRPDLVLVGTPPSLHREQTVAALKAGAWVLCEKPLCLSLAEYDDIAAAEEASGAYASVIFQHRYGSGAAHARDLIASGELGAPLVAHCQTTWHRDAAYYAVPWRGRWSTEGGGPTMGHGIHQYDLLLHLLGPWAEIRAMASRLVHDTESEDVSTALVRFGSGALATVVNSVLSPEEVSRIRVDCADATVELTHLYGHRNDDWTYTPARHVAPARAAAWRTPGADVPSSHTAQLGAVLDAWDAGARPPGSGQEARATLEFAAALYKAAFTGRPVRAGEIAAGDPFYSAMHGDHPDWAPGEPA
- a CDS encoding phospholipase, with the translated sequence MHRRLATGLSAAALAVTTVVATAAAADAAPADKAQVLASWTQTSASSYQAWIAARANKSAWSAYGFDWTTDYCSSSPDNPFGFPFNTSCARHDFGYRNYKDAGTFSANKSRLDSAFYEDLKRVCAGYGGATKTACNSTAWTYYQAVKVFG
- a CDS encoding phosphatase PAP2 family protein codes for the protein MTEPTDADGGTRGPLGPPSGPGSAGRRALAAVLAELRAVDGALYAAVAATSTPTLDRALRRLSHAADHSKVSLGIAAALALSGARARRAALVGVGAIAVASASANLLGKRLVHRARPDREAARVTVDRYVPMPASASFPSGHTAAAVAFATAVGVVLPEAAVPLGALAGAVGYSRVHTGVHYPGDVAAGAVLGIASAAAALAAAPARARQPNTFTAW